A stretch of Kaistella flava (ex Peng et al. 2021) DNA encodes these proteins:
- a CDS encoding F0F1 ATP synthase subunit gamma, whose amino-acid sequence MDTLENLRNKTQGAKDLKSVVSAMKALAGSNIIQYETAVSSLEDYYHTIALGIIAYFEAENIKDIKDPNEHQPKSDQTSCAIIFGSDQGLVAQFNDEMASFVSASLKGIPGKKELWIVGERVQLLLSDEGFTATKLYPVPSDLNAVTPLVTEILKQSRESQQKQEIATFYIFHNQPKPNSGYIPVMQRFLPLDSTWKNTLQELHWPTKLHPQIAGDAKMTLSALINGYLFTSLFKACVESLASENASRLDAMQRAEKNISDLLDDLNKKYHRLRQSSIDEELFDVVSGFEALNKDSQ is encoded by the coding sequence ATGGATACTTTAGAGAATTTACGCAACAAAACCCAGGGTGCAAAAGATTTGAAATCTGTAGTGAGTGCCATGAAAGCCTTGGCAGGTTCCAATATTATTCAATACGAGACTGCCGTAAGTTCGCTTGAAGATTATTACCATACGATTGCCTTAGGAATTATCGCGTATTTTGAAGCAGAGAATATAAAAGATATAAAAGACCCGAACGAGCATCAACCAAAATCAGATCAAACAAGTTGCGCAATTATATTTGGGTCCGATCAGGGGCTTGTAGCACAATTTAATGATGAGATGGCAAGTTTTGTTTCAGCTTCTTTAAAGGGAATTCCAGGCAAAAAGGAATTGTGGATTGTTGGCGAGCGTGTTCAGTTGCTGTTGTCTGATGAAGGTTTTACTGCTACAAAATTATATCCGGTTCCCAGCGACCTCAACGCGGTAACTCCACTTGTAACTGAAATTTTAAAACAAAGCAGAGAAAGTCAGCAGAAGCAAGAAATTGCTACTTTTTATATTTTCCACAATCAACCAAAACCTAACTCTGGATATATTCCTGTTATGCAAAGGTTTTTACCTTTAGATTCCACGTGGAAAAACACTTTACAGGAACTTCATTGGCCTACGAAATTGCATCCTCAAATCGCCGGCGACGCTAAAATGACGTTGAGCGCATTGATCAATGGTTATCTCTTTACGTCTCTCTTCAAAGCATGTGTTGAATCTTTGGCAAGTGAAAATGCCAGCCGTTTGGATGCCATGCAAAGAGCAGAAAAAAATATATCCGATCTTCTCGATGATCTTAATAAAAAATACCATCGCCTGCGCCAAAGTTCTATTGATGAAGAATTGTTTGATGTCGTTTCCGGATTTGAAGCCTTAAATAAAGATTCACAGTAA
- a CDS encoding acetate/propionate family kinase: protein MILTINGGSSSIKFSLYKINESLQKMLFGEIENIGTAKAKLNFTIIADQQKKSLPIDAKDHSHAANHLIDWLEKEQDFTSVKAIGHRIVHGMEHTEPELITDELLTELKKISAFDPEHLPEEIKLIEIFKKRYPKIKQIVCFDTAFHTSMPLVAKLLSIPRRYYEKGIRRYGFHGLSYTYLMEELKRLTDEETANSKIILAHLGSGASLAAVKNGKSLDTSMGFTPTSGLPMSTRTGDLDPGVAWYLMKEENMTAKEFNHLINQESGLLGISETSGDMRELMNVEDTDSRAAEAIDLFCYQTKKWIGSFTAVLEGLDVLVFSGGIGEHAPEVRSKICDGLEFLGIELDEINNMNNRTIISTEKSKVKVFVIQTNEELMIAKLVNGLLNSSVKSENFIK, encoded by the coding sequence ATGATATTAACGATTAACGGCGGTTCTTCCAGCATCAAGTTTTCTTTGTATAAGATTAACGAGTCTCTTCAAAAAATGCTTTTTGGTGAGATAGAAAATATAGGAACTGCGAAGGCGAAACTCAATTTTACCATTATTGCTGATCAACAAAAAAAAAGTTTACCGATTGACGCCAAAGATCATAGTCACGCTGCAAATCATTTAATTGATTGGTTAGAAAAGGAACAGGATTTTACTTCAGTTAAAGCAATTGGTCATCGTATCGTTCATGGAATGGAACATACAGAACCGGAATTAATCACTGATGAGTTGTTGACTGAATTAAAAAAAATCAGTGCGTTTGATCCAGAACATTTGCCCGAAGAAATTAAGTTGATCGAAATATTTAAAAAACGTTATCCCAAAATAAAACAAATCGTCTGTTTCGATACTGCTTTTCATACGTCAATGCCTTTAGTTGCAAAGTTGTTATCGATTCCACGTCGCTATTATGAAAAGGGAATTCGCCGATATGGTTTTCACGGACTTTCCTATACTTATTTGATGGAAGAATTGAAAAGGTTAACCGATGAAGAAACTGCAAACAGCAAAATAATTTTAGCACATCTCGGTAGTGGAGCAAGTTTAGCAGCCGTGAAAAATGGTAAAAGTCTTGATACGAGTATGGGTTTTACGCCAACATCCGGATTGCCGATGAGCACTCGAACTGGTGATTTGGATCCTGGAGTTGCGTGGTATTTAATGAAAGAAGAAAATATGACTGCAAAAGAATTTAATCATCTGATCAATCAAGAATCAGGTCTTTTAGGAATATCTGAAACAAGCGGCGATATGCGGGAATTAATGAATGTTGAAGATACTGATAGCCGTGCTGCGGAAGCTATTGATTTATTCTGCTATCAAACAAAAAAATGGATTGGCTCATTCACAGCCGTTCTTGAAGGTCTTGATGTACTGGTTTTTTCAGGTGGAATAGGGGAACATGCTCCCGAAGTACGAAGCAAAATATGCGACGGTCTCGAATTCCTCGGAATCGAATTAGACGAGATCAACAATATGAATAATAGAACGATTATTTCAACGGAGAAGAGTAAAGTGAAAGTTTTCGTTATTCAAACAAACGAGGAATTAATGATTGCAAAACTGGTGAACGGTTTATTGAATTCATCGGTTAAAAGTGAAAACTTCATCAAATAA